GAAATTTCGTAAGGTGTAAATATAATTTAAATACCTTCGATAGTAAGTGTTACTATTAACTTTTTTTTAACTCATACCATGTCGAGATTTCTCCAAAGTATTCAACGCTGTTCCTAATACCCCGCACAATTTGACAAAGGAAATATAGAACATAAGTTTAAATTCGAATGGACCGATAAAGAACCTATGTTTATCCATCATTTTGGGAAGAAGAAAAACGTACAAGCACGGTATGAGAGACGCAATGTTTTGCTTAACTCGATTTTCATAGCAGTTTTTGATAAATCTGTGTATTATGGAACTAGCAAGTGCTACAATCCTAATTGTAGGTTTTTTTGAGGAGTGTATAATTAAACAGTTAGGAAATAGGAGGAATAATTCAGTTGTCCATCAATTTAATACATACTAAATGCTTTCATGATCGAATTAATTTAAAGTATATACTTAAATCTTACTTGCTAAGTGGTTTTTATATGATGTCGTTAATAATTGTCTTTATTTTAACTAATGAATACGAGGGATTAACCTTTATAATTATTTCGTATATTTTCTTCCCCTTCGCCAAAATAGTCTGTGATCTCGTTGTAGGTTTTAGATTAGCCGATAAAATTAATCAATCCGAGCGGATATCATCTAATAGCATGTTTATTTATCGATTGGAGCTTGTAATGTATCTATTAATACTTTTTTTAAGTTTGTTTTTAGCACCCTTTGGGATTTTATATTTAATAATAAGATTTATTTATAGGACATTTTCCTTCAACGGGATCTATCGTAAATAGCGTCAGAGGTATAATATGTGATCACAGATTAGTTACCATCTAAAGAGACTGCAAACTGCCCAAAAGAGTAAATTTAACCAAGCACGCCTAAAAACCCCCGTATCATCTTATAAATACGGGGCTGTGTATTTCAATCGTTAAAACGATAAACTATTTTTGTTATAGTTTTAAGTAACTCAACTATTTTCACTTCCACTGTTAAATGCCTCTGGAATCATTCTAAAACCATCGATGACCGTATCTTCTTCTACTTCAATCATAAGGTAGCGTTTCCCTTCAAAGTTAACTTGTCTGACGTAGCTTAAGTCTTGGGGACTAATAGAGACATTCGCTACTTTCGTGTTAATTTTAATAGATTTGGATGAATACTTTGGCACAATACTGCTCGCTTTTATTTCATATTTTTCGTCCTGAATGACGTTTTGGAAAGCTGCTTCGACTTTTTCTTGATCAATACCCTTTACACCACTTATTGTCAACACACGTTCCACATCTTTATAATCTAATGTAGGTGTTTCCTCTTCTTCGTTTTCTTCTATAACACGATTAATTTCTTCATATACGTGATGAAGTGTTGATGTATTTAGTTGGTCGTGTGTTACATCTTTAACAATTTCCTCAAAAACGATTTTATCGTCTTTGGCTGTCATTGTTTCTTCCCCATTCAGTACGTCTTCAATGAAGTGATGATCAGGCTCGTGGACTTTACCTGCTGAATATAACACGTGATTGACATCAGAGGTATTATCCGTAAAGCAAGGGAAGAGAAATCCTGCAATAGGTGCAGTAAGGTTTATAATCGGATCGACCACAAAATTATATTTAAATTCCTTCTCTACATAGTCAAAGAGTAACTCTTTTTTCGGTTCTTGTGTTTTATTCATACTGCAAAGGATAAAGGGATGAGAATAAACGGTATCATGGTCACTTTCTTCTGACTCTTCACTACGGCGCTTAGTTGGCTTTCTATATTCACCTCTTATAAAAGTAATGACGATGTCCTCTTCGTATTGTTTTTGTGCCAATATTTTTTCAACAAGTTTAAGCATGTACTCTTTCCAACCATCAACATTATAGCTTAATAGTCCTTGGTGCAATAGAAGCTGACTACTGTCAGGAACATCTCGTTTAAATTTTAGCTCAAATAATTTCTCGTCTAATTGCCCACCAAGTAATTTTTTGAAATTATTTAAAAACAATTCTTGCTGATCCCGATCTAATAACTCAAAAGGTTGACTTTGATGATGGTAGATCTCACTAGACTCTTTTGTAATGTAGACGTTGAAAATATCTTTAATGGTGAGGAGATCGTTATCTGCTTTAAATTGCCTGCGAAAGTGACTGATATCTTTTTTATTCATCTATATTCAACTCCTAAAGTGAATGCTCATTTTCAACATGCCAATGAGGTAACCATTTAACTATATCGTAAAAGGAATGGAGTGACTAGAGATCAGCGTCTAGGAAATTGCCTTGAATTAAAAAAGGAAGATAAGTGTTCTTTTAAGGAGAAGAAGTGTAT
The Salipaludibacillus sp. LMS25 DNA segment above includes these coding regions:
- a CDS encoding DUF4317 domain-containing protein encodes the protein MNKKDISHFRRQFKADNDLLTIKDIFNVYITKESSEIYHHQSQPFELLDRDQQELFLNNFKKLLGGQLDEKLFELKFKRDVPDSSQLLLHQGLLSYNVDGWKEYMLKLVEKILAQKQYEEDIVITFIRGEYRKPTKRRSEESEESDHDTVYSHPFILCSMNKTQEPKKELLFDYVEKEFKYNFVVDPIINLTAPIAGFLFPCFTDNTSDVNHVLYSAGKVHEPDHHFIEDVLNGEETMTAKDDKIVFEEIVKDVTHDQLNTSTLHHVYEEINRVIEENEEEETPTLDYKDVERVLTISGVKGIDQEKVEAAFQNVIQDEKYEIKASSIVPKYSSKSIKINTKVANVSISPQDLSYVRQVNFEGKRYLMIEVEEDTVIDGFRMIPEAFNSGSENS